The Parasteatoda tepidariorum isolate YZ-2023 unplaced genomic scaffold, CAS_Ptep_4.0 HiC_scaffold_2686, whole genome shotgun sequence genome has a window encoding:
- the LOC122273148 gene encoding uncharacterized protein, giving the protein MSLRKWSASHPELSPSKNDYDFSSADETETLGVIWRPSEDCYTFKISVDENNTFTKRSVLSTIAKIFDPLGIADPVIAKAKIFMRKLNIDWGDPLPAAESQEWSEFISTLKGVNNIKVDRCITIKQSKTFEFHGFADSSESCYGAVVYCKSLNSAGDINVKLVASKSRVAPLKALSIPRLELCAAVLLSKLMKKILSALKLQTDKVYLWSDSMIVLAWIQKEPTSLKTFVKNRIALIQELTLKSQWNHVPSEMNPADLISRGLDPVKLLETNLWWKGPNFLYDNEYPNQNFPVSQELSVFQSELKKPSSLDVEDPLKAFTLTSNNFVHELIGLSNNYFTIVRKLSYIFRFSKNCRNPTEGSSGPLSNEEINASERFLLRVIQNEQFGSEIRSLKLHGKVSPTSKIRNLNPLLDSNGVLRVGGRLGNTELNFLKKHPAILPKNSPLTSVIISTYHLKYLHIGPNGLLNCVREKVWPLCGRSLCRRITHNCVVCVKNKPIAATQIMGNLPRERVVPDFAFICSGVDLTGPFFIKCKQQRKAISLKVYICLFICFVSKAVHIEIVSDLTSESLIATLKRFIARRGKCAKLFSDNATNFVGANKELKKCLNLFKNPDEKLANYQSAEGIEWSFIPPRAPNFGGLWGAAIKSFKYHFKRAVGNASLTYEELHTIATQNESILNSRPITPLSADETDLEVLTPAHFLIGRTMNAIIELELTNLKENRLSRWQRITKLVQLIWRKWQRSYLSELQQRGKWRFEKDNVKIGSLVLIIEDNLPANKWLMGEYLKCFMALIRKSEL; this is encoded by the coding sequence CCAAAATATTTATGCGGAAATTGAACATTGACTGGGGTGATCCACTTCCTGCTGCAGAATCTCAGGAGTGGAGCGAATTTATTTCCACGTTGAAAGGTGTGAACAACATTAAAGTTGATAGGTGCATTACAATAAAACAGTCTAAAACATTCGAATTTCATGGATTTGCTGATTCATCGGAGAGTTGTTATGGAGCGGTCGTTTATTGTAAGTCTCTCAACTCTGCAGGTGACATAAATGTGAAATTAGTTGCTAGCAAATCTAGAGTTGCCCCACTTAAAGCCCTAAGTATCCCCAGACTGGAACTTTGTGCTGCAGTCTTGTTGTCCAAGTTAATGAAAAAGATACTTTCCgcattaaaattgcaaacaGACAAAGTTTACCTTTGGTCTGATTCCATGATTGTGCTAGCATGGATTCAAAAGGAGCCAACGAGTCTTAAGACATTCGTGAAAAATAGAATTGCACTTATACAAGAACTGACGCTAAAGTCCCAATGGAATCATGTGCCATCCGAGATGAATCCCGCGGACTTGATATCCCGAGGATTGGACCCTGTGAAACTTTTAGAGACAAATTTATGGTGGAAAGGCCCTAATTTCCTTTATGACAATGAGTATCCTAACCAAAACTTTCCTGTGTCGCAAGAACTGAGTGTCTTCCAAAGTGAACTTAAAAAGCCTTCAAGCTTAGACGTTGAAGATCCCTTAAAAGCCTTCACATTAACATCCAACAATTTTGTGCATGAACTAATTGGCttgagtaataattattttacaatagtgcgtaaattaagttatatttttaggtTTTCTAAGAATTGCAGAAACCCTACTGAAGGATCTTCAGGACCTCTGAGCAATGAGGAGATCAACGCCTCCGAGCGGTTCCTGTTGAGAGTAATACAGAACGAGCAATTTGGATCAGAAATTCGGAGTCTCAAACTGCACGGGAAGGTGTCTCCTACGAGTAAGATAAGAAATTTGAACCCTCTTTTAGATTCAAATGGAGTTTTAAGAGTTGGAGGACGATTAGGTAACACtgaattgaattttcttaaaaaacatccTGCAATACTCCCTAAAAATAGTCCTTTAACTTCTGTTATTATTTCGACATATcatcttaaatatttgcatattggTCCAAATGGTTTATTAAACTGTGTAAGAGAAAAAGTTTGGCCCTTGTGTGGCCGTTCTCTATGTAGAAGAATTACTCATAATTGTGTtgtttgtgttaaaaataaacccATTGCTGCTACGCAAATAATGGGAAATCTACCTAGAGAAAGAGTTGTGCCAGATTTCGCATTCATTTGCTCTGGTGTTGACCTAACTGGTccgtttttcattaaatgtaaacAGCAAAGAAAAGCAATTTCTCTAAAGGTGTATATTTGCTTATTCATATGTTTTGTATCTAAAGCAGTGCATATAGAGATAGTTTCTGATTTGACATCCGAGTCTCTAATTGCCACGTTGAAGAGATTCATCGCGCGTAGAGGCAAATGTGCCAAACTGTTTTCAGACAACGCGACGAATTTCGTTGGCGCTAACAaggagttaaaaaaatgtttaaatttattcaaaaatcctGATGAAAAATTGGCTAACTATCAATCCGCTGAAGGCATAGAGTGGAGTTTTATCCCGCCTAGAGCCCCCAACTTTGGTGGTCTCTGGGGGGCAGCAATTAAGTcgtttaaataccattttaaaagaGCTGTAGGTAATGCCTCTTTAACTTACGAAGAATTGCATACTATAGCCACTCAAAATGAAAGCATTTTGAATAGTAGACCGATAACTCCGCTATCCGCGGATGAAACCGACTTAGAAGTTTTAACACCTGCGCATTTCCTGATAGGGAGAACAATGAACGCCATAATTGAACTGGAGTTgacaaatttaaaggaaaataggTTATCCAGGTGGCAAAGAATAACCAAATTAGTACAATTAATTTGGAGAAAGTGGCAACGAAGCTACCTAAGTGAACTGCAGCAACGTGGCAAGTGGAGATTCGAAAAGGACAATGTCAAAATCGGTAGTCTAGTCTTAATTATTGAGGATAATTTACCAGCTAATAAATGGTTAATGGGAGAATACTTAAAGTGTTTTATGGCACTGATAAGAAAATCAGAGTTGTAG